In Candidatus Cloacimonadota bacterium, the following are encoded in one genomic region:
- a CDS encoding glycosyltransferase family 9 protein, with translation MKILILRLSSLGDIVLTQPIAAWLRAKYPEAQIDYVVKEQFLELVTLMGCGLKPIIYKKSFKAHFALFKVRYDIVIDLHGKLSTYLIKIAARGNKSVTYNKARITRARIVKGNNSLHIESTLDLYKTALDKIYQHVILESPHLYSSPHTTLPELLSVCKRIAIFPGATHNTKRYPLKYYKELIENSPKNFQYILLGSFSELELCQNLILDERTINLCAKLNYAQILSLLETCDWVISSDSGPMHLAAALHRPQIAIFGATHPRLGFSPQNPNAHILCANLDCQPCSLHGSEKCPLGHFKCMHSIPFQSILEIIEG, from the coding sequence ATGAAAATCCTTATTTTGCGCCTTAGTTCTCTGGGGGACATAGTTCTCACTCAGCCCATTGCGGCTTGGTTAAGGGCAAAGTATCCTGAAGCGCAGATTGATTATGTGGTAAAAGAACAATTCCTTGAGCTTGTGACCCTAATGGGTTGTGGGCTCAAGCCGATAATTTATAAAAAGAGTTTTAAGGCACATTTCGCACTGTTTAAGGTCAGATACGATATTGTGATTGATCTGCATGGCAAGCTCTCCACATACCTTATAAAAATCGCCGCCAGAGGGAACAAAAGCGTTACCTACAACAAGGCACGCATTACCAGAGCTAGAATTGTGAAAGGGAATAATAGCCTGCATATTGAGAGCACACTGGATCTTTATAAAACTGCATTGGATAAAATCTATCAACATGTAATACTTGAGTCTCCGCATTTATACTCATCCCCACACACCACTTTGCCCGAGCTTCTCTCAGTCTGCAAAAGAATTGCTATATTTCCCGGAGCTACACATAATACAAAGAGATATCCTTTAAAATATTACAAAGAGCTTATAGAAAATAGCCCTAAGAATTTTCAATATATATTGTTGGGATCTTTTTCTGAGCTAGAGCTTTGCCAAAACCTGATACTTGATGAAAGAACCATAAATCTATGTGCAAAACTTAACTATGCGCAGATTCTGTCCCTGTTGGAGACTTGTGATTGGGTGATCAGCTCTGATAGCGGACCCATGCATCTGGCCGCTGCATTGCATAGACCGCAGATCGCAATTTTTGGGGCAACTCATCCCCGATTGGGATTTTCTCCGCAGAATCCCAACGCTCATATCCTCTGTGCTAATCTGGATTGCCAGCCCTGTTCATTGCACGGTTCTGAAAAATGTCCTCTGGGACATTTTAAATGTATGCATAGCATTCCCTTTCAGAGCATTCTGGAAATCATTGAGGGCTAG